In Quercus robur chromosome 11, dhQueRobu3.1, whole genome shotgun sequence, the following proteins share a genomic window:
- the LOC126705380 gene encoding disease resistance protein RPV1-like isoform X2 codes for MAAFPTNEGDSFSSSTHKGDYDVFLSFRGEDTRHGFTGHLYQALCDKGFKTFIDNEDLQRGEEISAELIKAIKSSMILIIIFSQNYAFSTWCLEELTEILECKKNGQKVLPVFYKVDPSELRKQEGSFGLALTTHEKKFENNIEKVLRWRAALCEAASLSGWHYEDGFPEYQPIQEIIGVVSSTKLNRTKLFVSKYPIGVDSRAEFVENLLDIKSNDVRMVGIHGLGGIGKTTIAKAVYNRVADLFEGSSFLMNVRENSRTDCSIIKLQEQLLSESLGSKEFKVHSTSRGINVIKERLSCKKIFLILDDVDKLGQIENFLGKCDWLANGSRVIITTRDKHVLTTLGNDPLIYKVVQLDRHEAFQLFSMHAFNKNKPEANYLQLTNQFICYANGLPLALQIIGSDLRGRSICEWESELEKYKNIPNNEIQKILKVSFEGLDKNEQDLFLDIACFFQGLSKNYVVDILAACNLYPNSGISKLIDKCLISAGFDKLWMHDLLQQMGRAIVQQESNVPGNRTRLWCYDDALEVLTENTGSDKIRGIMLSFHKPITVTLAPTAFKRMRNLKFLIVDNVHICEELKYLPNGLRFLQLPNYPFSLPSNFCPQKLVTLEMPHSRIQLEKLFKQEFQFQNLKSINLRRCESITKLPNLCTPNLENLDLSFCKNLVECHESIRFLDKLQELRLSSCEKLQNFPSHLTWKSLNTLDISSCSRLDFFSFLFAEWCLTWPMDIIRVHGLYSYCCKNVVDLEDIIYKLPSAEILFIYTSKSRPWCEYNTFPKSYAFLDLSNVQNLDLSNVGNLIELDFLMKSDYFPVLECLYLNEINIITIPESITKFTRLETLGIRCCKYLLEIPRLPRSIRRVYILNSHSLHPQSSNRLFSQFGEFWQSQYEYELILPGSEIPKWFNHQSVGNSISFWIQTDYGYDV; via the exons ATGGCGGCTTTCCCGACCAATGAGGGagactccttttcttcttccactCACAAGGGGGACTATGACGTCTTCTTGAGTTTTAGAGGTGAAGATACTCGCCATGGTTTTACTGGCCATTTATATCAAGCCTTGTGTGACAAAGGTTTCAAGACCTTCATTGATAATGAAGATCTCCAAAGAGGTGAAGAAATTTCAGCGGAACTTATCAAAGCCATTAAATCATCAATGATTTTAATTATCATATTCTCTCAAAACTATGCATTTTCCACTTGGTGTCTCGAAGAACTTACCGAGATTCTTGAGTGTAAGAAAAATGGACAAAAAGTTTTACCAGTTTTTTACAAAGTGGATCCATCTGAATTACGCAAACAGGAAGGTAGTTTTGGATTAGCACTAActacacatgaaaaaaaattcgaGAATAACATAGAGAAAGTGCTGAGGTGGAGGGCAGCTTTATGTGAAGCAGCTAGTTTGTCTGGGTGGCATTATGAGGATGG TTTTCCTGAATATCAGCCTATCCAAGAAATAATTGGAGTGGTATCAAGTACCAAATTAAATCGCACAAAGttatttgtttctaaatacCCAATTGGAGTAGATTCTCGTGcagaatttgtagaaaatctTTTAGATATTAAGTCAAATGATGTTCGCATGGTTGGAATTCATGGCCTTGGAGGAATAGGAAAGACTACAATTGCAAAAGCTGTTTATAATAGAGTTGCTGATCTATTTGAAGGAAGTAGCTTCCTAATGAATGTCAGAGAAAATTCAAGAACAGATTGTAGCATAATCAAACTACAAGAGCAACTTCTTTCTGAGAGCTTAGGGAGCAAAGAATTTAAGGTGCACAGTACATCCAGAGGAATCAATGTGATCAAGGAAAGACTTTCatgcaaaaagatttttttgattcttgatgatgtggataAATTGGGccaaatagaaaattttcttgGAAAATGCGATTGGCTTGCTAATGGAAGTAGAGTTATTATAACCACAAGAGACAAACATGTGCTAACCACTCTTGGAAATGATCCTTTAATCTACAAGGTTGTGCAATTGGATCGACATGAAGCTTTTCAACTCTTTAGCATGCATGCCTTCAATAAAAACAAACCTGAGGCAAATTATTTACAACTTACAAATCAATTCATATGTTATGCCAATGGCCTTCCATTAGCTCTACAAATCATAGGCTCCGATTTGCGTGGAAGAAGCATTTGTGAATGGGAAAGTGAATTAGAAAAGTATAAGAATATTCCAAacaatgaaattcaaaaaatactaaaagtaAGTTTTGAAGGATTGGACAAAAATGAACAAGATCTTTTCCTcgatattgcatgtttcttcCAAGGATTGTCCAAAAATTACGTTGTGGATATCTTAGCTGCTTGCAATTTATATCCGAATTCTGGTATTTCAAAACTTATTGATAAGTGTCTCATAAGTGCTGGATTTGACAAGTTATGGATGCATGACTTGCTACAACAAATGGGTAGAGCTATTGTTCAACAAGAATCAAATGTGCCAGGAAATCGTACAAGGCTATGGTGCTATGATGATGCTTTAGAAGTTCTTACAGAAAATACG GGTTCAGATAAAATTCGAGGCATAATGTTATCCTTCCATAAACCAATAACAGTGACATTGGCACCTACAGCTTTCAAAAGGATGagaaatctcaaatttcttatagTTGATAATGTGCACATTTGTGAAGAACTTAAATATCTCCCCAACGGATTAAGGTTCCTTCAATTGCCTAATTATCCTTTTTCCTTACCATCCAATTTTTGTCCTCAAAAACTTGTTACACTCGAGATGCCACATAGTCGCATTCAGTTAGAGAAGTTATTTAAGCAG gAGTTTCAATTCCAGAATTTGAAAAGTATCAACCTCCGTAGATGTGAGTCTATTACAAAATTACCTAATTTATGCACCCCAAACTTAGAGAACTTGGATCTTTCATTTTGCAAAAATTTAGTTGAGTGTCATGAGTCCATTAGATTTCTTGATAAGCTTCAAGAATTGCGTCTTTCTAGTTgtgaaaaacttcaaaattttccaagCCATCTCACGTGGAAATCTCTCAACACTTTGGATATTTCATCCTGCTCAaggcttgattttttttctttcttattcgcCGAATGGTGTCTCACTTGGCCGATGGACATCATTAGGGTTCATGGTTTATATAGTTATTgctgtaaaaatgttgtggatctTGAAGATATCATCTATAAATTACCATCGGCTGAGatactatttatatatactagcaAATCGAGACCCTGGTGTGAATATAATACTTTTCCAAAGTCATATGCTTTTCTAGATCTAAGCAATGTTCAAAATCTAGATCTGAGTAATGTtggaaatctaattgaattagATTTTTTGATGAAGTCTGATTACTTTCCTGTATTAGAATGtctatatttaaatgaaatcaaTATTATTACCATCCCGGAAAGCATCACTAAGTTCACTAGGTTAGAGACACTCGGAATAAGATGTTGTAAGTATCTTCTGGAAATTCCAAGGCTTCCACGATCTATAAGAAGAGTGTATATACTAAACTCCCATTCGCTACATCCACAATCATCAAACAGATTGTTCAGTCag TTTGGAGAATTTTGGCAATCACAATATGAATATGAACTTATACTACCTGGATCAGAGATTCCAAAGTGGTTCAATCATCAAAGTGTTGgaaattccatttcattctgG ATTCAAACAGATTATGGATATGACGTGTAA
- the LOC126705380 gene encoding disease resistance protein RPV1-like isoform X3 — protein MAAFPTNEGDSFSSSTHKGDYDVFLSFRGEDTRHGFTGHLYQALCDKGFKTFIDNEDLQRGEEISAELIKAIKSSMILIIIFSQNYAFSTWCLEELTEILECKKNGQKVLPVFYKVDPSELRKQEGSFGLALTTHEKKFENNIEKVLRWRAALCEAASLSGWHYEDGFPEYQPIQEIIGVVSSTKLNRTKLFVSKYPIGVDSRAEFVENLLDIKSNDVRMVGIHGLGGIGKTTIAKAVYNRVADLFEGSSFLMNVRENSRTDCSIIKLQEQLLSESLGSKEFKVHSTSRGINVIKERLSCKKIFLILDDVDKLGQIENFLGKCDWLANGSRVIITTRDKHVLTTLGNDPLIYKVVQLDRHEAFQLFSMHAFNKNKPEANYLQLTNQFICYANGLPLALQIIGSDLRGRSICEWESELEKYKNIPNNEIQKILKVSFEGLDKNEQDLFLDIACFFQGLSKNYVVDILAACNLYPNSGISKLIDKCLISAGFDKLWMHDLLQQMGRAIVQQESNVPGNRTRLWCYDDALEVLTENTGSDKIRGIMLSFHKPITVTLAPTAFKRMRNLKFLIVDNVHICEELKYLPNGLRFLQLPNYPFSLPSNFCPQKLVTLEMPHSRIQLEKLFKQEFQFQNLKSINLRRYSNRLWI, from the exons ATGGCGGCTTTCCCGACCAATGAGGGagactccttttcttcttccactCACAAGGGGGACTATGACGTCTTCTTGAGTTTTAGAGGTGAAGATACTCGCCATGGTTTTACTGGCCATTTATATCAAGCCTTGTGTGACAAAGGTTTCAAGACCTTCATTGATAATGAAGATCTCCAAAGAGGTGAAGAAATTTCAGCGGAACTTATCAAAGCCATTAAATCATCAATGATTTTAATTATCATATTCTCTCAAAACTATGCATTTTCCACTTGGTGTCTCGAAGAACTTACCGAGATTCTTGAGTGTAAGAAAAATGGACAAAAAGTTTTACCAGTTTTTTACAAAGTGGATCCATCTGAATTACGCAAACAGGAAGGTAGTTTTGGATTAGCACTAActacacatgaaaaaaaattcgaGAATAACATAGAGAAAGTGCTGAGGTGGAGGGCAGCTTTATGTGAAGCAGCTAGTTTGTCTGGGTGGCATTATGAGGATGG TTTTCCTGAATATCAGCCTATCCAAGAAATAATTGGAGTGGTATCAAGTACCAAATTAAATCGCACAAAGttatttgtttctaaatacCCAATTGGAGTAGATTCTCGTGcagaatttgtagaaaatctTTTAGATATTAAGTCAAATGATGTTCGCATGGTTGGAATTCATGGCCTTGGAGGAATAGGAAAGACTACAATTGCAAAAGCTGTTTATAATAGAGTTGCTGATCTATTTGAAGGAAGTAGCTTCCTAATGAATGTCAGAGAAAATTCAAGAACAGATTGTAGCATAATCAAACTACAAGAGCAACTTCTTTCTGAGAGCTTAGGGAGCAAAGAATTTAAGGTGCACAGTACATCCAGAGGAATCAATGTGATCAAGGAAAGACTTTCatgcaaaaagatttttttgattcttgatgatgtggataAATTGGGccaaatagaaaattttcttgGAAAATGCGATTGGCTTGCTAATGGAAGTAGAGTTATTATAACCACAAGAGACAAACATGTGCTAACCACTCTTGGAAATGATCCTTTAATCTACAAGGTTGTGCAATTGGATCGACATGAAGCTTTTCAACTCTTTAGCATGCATGCCTTCAATAAAAACAAACCTGAGGCAAATTATTTACAACTTACAAATCAATTCATATGTTATGCCAATGGCCTTCCATTAGCTCTACAAATCATAGGCTCCGATTTGCGTGGAAGAAGCATTTGTGAATGGGAAAGTGAATTAGAAAAGTATAAGAATATTCCAAacaatgaaattcaaaaaatactaaaagtaAGTTTTGAAGGATTGGACAAAAATGAACAAGATCTTTTCCTcgatattgcatgtttcttcCAAGGATTGTCCAAAAATTACGTTGTGGATATCTTAGCTGCTTGCAATTTATATCCGAATTCTGGTATTTCAAAACTTATTGATAAGTGTCTCATAAGTGCTGGATTTGACAAGTTATGGATGCATGACTTGCTACAACAAATGGGTAGAGCTATTGTTCAACAAGAATCAAATGTGCCAGGAAATCGTACAAGGCTATGGTGCTATGATGATGCTTTAGAAGTTCTTACAGAAAATACG GGTTCAGATAAAATTCGAGGCATAATGTTATCCTTCCATAAACCAATAACAGTGACATTGGCACCTACAGCTTTCAAAAGGATGagaaatctcaaatttcttatagTTGATAATGTGCACATTTGTGAAGAACTTAAATATCTCCCCAACGGATTAAGGTTCCTTCAATTGCCTAATTATCCTTTTTCCTTACCATCCAATTTTTGTCCTCAAAAACTTGTTACACTCGAGATGCCACATAGTCGCATTCAGTTAGAGAAGTTATTTAAGCAG gAGTTTCAATTCCAGAATTTGAAAAGTATCAACCTCCGTAGAT ATTCAAACAGATTATGGATATGA
- the LOC126705380 gene encoding disease resistance protein RPV1-like isoform X1 → MAAFPTNEGDSFSSSTHKGDYDVFLSFRGEDTRHGFTGHLYQALCDKGFKTFIDNEDLQRGEEISAELIKAIKSSMILIIIFSQNYAFSTWCLEELTEILECKKNGQKVLPVFYKVDPSELRKQEGSFGLALTTHEKKFENNIEKVLRWRAALCEAASLSGWHYEDGFPEYQPIQEIIGVVSSTKLNRTKLFVSKYPIGVDSRAEFVENLLDIKSNDVRMVGIHGLGGIGKTTIAKAVYNRVADLFEGSSFLMNVRENSRTDCSIIKLQEQLLSESLGSKEFKVHSTSRGINVIKERLSCKKIFLILDDVDKLGQIENFLGKCDWLANGSRVIITTRDKHVLTTLGNDPLIYKVVQLDRHEAFQLFSMHAFNKNKPEANYLQLTNQFICYANGLPLALQIIGSDLRGRSICEWESELEKYKNIPNNEIQKILKVSFEGLDKNEQDLFLDIACFFQGLSKNYVVDILAACNLYPNSGISKLIDKCLISAGFDKLWMHDLLQQMGRAIVQQESNVPGNRTRLWCYDDALEVLTENTGSDKIRGIMLSFHKPITVTLAPTAFKRMRNLKFLIVDNVHICEELKYLPNGLRFLQLPNYPFSLPSNFCPQKLVTLEMPHSRIQLEKLFKQEFQFQNLKSINLRRCESITKLPNLCTPNLENLDLSFCKNLVECHESIRFLDKLQELRLSSCEKLQNFPSHLTWKSLNTLDISSCSRLDFFSFLFAEWCLTWPMDIIRVHGLYSYCCKNVVDLEDIIYKLPSAEILFIYTSKSRPWCEYNTFPKSYAFLDLSNVQNLDLSNVGNLIELDFLMKSDYFPVLECLYLNEINIITIPESITKFTRLETLGIRCCKYLLEIPRLPRSIRRVYILNSHSLHPQSSNRLFSQFGEFWQSQYEYELILPGSEIPKWFNHQSVGNSISFWVGRDCDYLKFYYCVVLEPKWHDTVHVSLKINGIKFINLIPYRFKQIMDMTCNHVWFLKLYESPIDSKDLNQFEWNRVEVEFGAAVSHILRCGVHAECICPLVQDLSTDSLPPTPIPAFPICSISNTVTPSPHLLNSCLELSNSNSMETTYNDFDSLVEGSHDDGCDLSLSLCTSPMGRNYPPPQPQDTVPNDTSRISLPKLRLGLPGLGIGSTASVGFHLGSSSMAHNFVSDDDSDINLYSPSKKMRKS, encoded by the exons ATGGCGGCTTTCCCGACCAATGAGGGagactccttttcttcttccactCACAAGGGGGACTATGACGTCTTCTTGAGTTTTAGAGGTGAAGATACTCGCCATGGTTTTACTGGCCATTTATATCAAGCCTTGTGTGACAAAGGTTTCAAGACCTTCATTGATAATGAAGATCTCCAAAGAGGTGAAGAAATTTCAGCGGAACTTATCAAAGCCATTAAATCATCAATGATTTTAATTATCATATTCTCTCAAAACTATGCATTTTCCACTTGGTGTCTCGAAGAACTTACCGAGATTCTTGAGTGTAAGAAAAATGGACAAAAAGTTTTACCAGTTTTTTACAAAGTGGATCCATCTGAATTACGCAAACAGGAAGGTAGTTTTGGATTAGCACTAActacacatgaaaaaaaattcgaGAATAACATAGAGAAAGTGCTGAGGTGGAGGGCAGCTTTATGTGAAGCAGCTAGTTTGTCTGGGTGGCATTATGAGGATGG TTTTCCTGAATATCAGCCTATCCAAGAAATAATTGGAGTGGTATCAAGTACCAAATTAAATCGCACAAAGttatttgtttctaaatacCCAATTGGAGTAGATTCTCGTGcagaatttgtagaaaatctTTTAGATATTAAGTCAAATGATGTTCGCATGGTTGGAATTCATGGCCTTGGAGGAATAGGAAAGACTACAATTGCAAAAGCTGTTTATAATAGAGTTGCTGATCTATTTGAAGGAAGTAGCTTCCTAATGAATGTCAGAGAAAATTCAAGAACAGATTGTAGCATAATCAAACTACAAGAGCAACTTCTTTCTGAGAGCTTAGGGAGCAAAGAATTTAAGGTGCACAGTACATCCAGAGGAATCAATGTGATCAAGGAAAGACTTTCatgcaaaaagatttttttgattcttgatgatgtggataAATTGGGccaaatagaaaattttcttgGAAAATGCGATTGGCTTGCTAATGGAAGTAGAGTTATTATAACCACAAGAGACAAACATGTGCTAACCACTCTTGGAAATGATCCTTTAATCTACAAGGTTGTGCAATTGGATCGACATGAAGCTTTTCAACTCTTTAGCATGCATGCCTTCAATAAAAACAAACCTGAGGCAAATTATTTACAACTTACAAATCAATTCATATGTTATGCCAATGGCCTTCCATTAGCTCTACAAATCATAGGCTCCGATTTGCGTGGAAGAAGCATTTGTGAATGGGAAAGTGAATTAGAAAAGTATAAGAATATTCCAAacaatgaaattcaaaaaatactaaaagtaAGTTTTGAAGGATTGGACAAAAATGAACAAGATCTTTTCCTcgatattgcatgtttcttcCAAGGATTGTCCAAAAATTACGTTGTGGATATCTTAGCTGCTTGCAATTTATATCCGAATTCTGGTATTTCAAAACTTATTGATAAGTGTCTCATAAGTGCTGGATTTGACAAGTTATGGATGCATGACTTGCTACAACAAATGGGTAGAGCTATTGTTCAACAAGAATCAAATGTGCCAGGAAATCGTACAAGGCTATGGTGCTATGATGATGCTTTAGAAGTTCTTACAGAAAATACG GGTTCAGATAAAATTCGAGGCATAATGTTATCCTTCCATAAACCAATAACAGTGACATTGGCACCTACAGCTTTCAAAAGGATGagaaatctcaaatttcttatagTTGATAATGTGCACATTTGTGAAGAACTTAAATATCTCCCCAACGGATTAAGGTTCCTTCAATTGCCTAATTATCCTTTTTCCTTACCATCCAATTTTTGTCCTCAAAAACTTGTTACACTCGAGATGCCACATAGTCGCATTCAGTTAGAGAAGTTATTTAAGCAG gAGTTTCAATTCCAGAATTTGAAAAGTATCAACCTCCGTAGATGTGAGTCTATTACAAAATTACCTAATTTATGCACCCCAAACTTAGAGAACTTGGATCTTTCATTTTGCAAAAATTTAGTTGAGTGTCATGAGTCCATTAGATTTCTTGATAAGCTTCAAGAATTGCGTCTTTCTAGTTgtgaaaaacttcaaaattttccaagCCATCTCACGTGGAAATCTCTCAACACTTTGGATATTTCATCCTGCTCAaggcttgattttttttctttcttattcgcCGAATGGTGTCTCACTTGGCCGATGGACATCATTAGGGTTCATGGTTTATATAGTTATTgctgtaaaaatgttgtggatctTGAAGATATCATCTATAAATTACCATCGGCTGAGatactatttatatatactagcaAATCGAGACCCTGGTGTGAATATAATACTTTTCCAAAGTCATATGCTTTTCTAGATCTAAGCAATGTTCAAAATCTAGATCTGAGTAATGTtggaaatctaattgaattagATTTTTTGATGAAGTCTGATTACTTTCCTGTATTAGAATGtctatatttaaatgaaatcaaTATTATTACCATCCCGGAAAGCATCACTAAGTTCACTAGGTTAGAGACACTCGGAATAAGATGTTGTAAGTATCTTCTGGAAATTCCAAGGCTTCCACGATCTATAAGAAGAGTGTATATACTAAACTCCCATTCGCTACATCCACAATCATCAAACAGATTGTTCAGTCag TTTGGAGAATTTTGGCAATCACAATATGAATATGAACTTATACTACCTGGATCAGAGATTCCAAAGTGGTTCAATCATCAAAGTGTTGgaaattccatttcattctgGGTCGGTCGTGATTGTgattatctaaaattttattactgcGTTGTTTTAGAACCGAAATGGCATGATACTGTTCACGTCTCCTTGAAAATTAATGGGATAAAGTTCATTAATTTGATCCCTTACAGATTCAAACAGATTATGGATATGACGTGTAATCATGTATGGTTTTTAAAGCTATATGAAAGTCCCATCGATTCAAAGGACTTAAATCAATTTGAGTGGAATCGTGTGGAGGTTGAATTTGGAGCTGCTGTATCTCATATCCTAAGGTGTGGGGTCCATGCTGAATGCATTTGTCCACTTGTTCAAGATCTCTCCACCGACTCTCTCCCACCAACTCCAATACCTGCCTTTCCCATTTGTTCTATTTCAAACACTGTCACGCCTTCCCCCCACCTCTTAAACTCTTGTTTGGAGCTTTCAAATTCGAATTCAATGGAAACAACATATAATGATTTTGACTCTCTTGTGGAGGGCTCTCATGATGATGGATGTGATTTGAGTTTGTCATTGTGCACTTCTCCCATGGGAAGAAATTATCCGCCTCCTCAGCCTCAGGACACTGTCCCTAATGACACTAGCCGTATTTCTTTGCCAAAATTACGCTTGGGTTTGCCAGGTTTGGGAATTGGCTCAACTGCCAGTGTGGGGTTTCATTTGGGTTCTTCTTCAATGGCCCATAACTTTGTCAGTGATGATGATTCTGACATCAATTTGTATTCTCCAtcgaagaaaatgagaaaatctTGA
- the LOC126705382 gene encoding uncharacterized protein LOC126705382 isoform X5, whose protein sequence is MSHYKTGKGSSYVVTNTVMKKMTWLAMSGVDVKHHSYNEKVNFSYSEAGENKQALVKLVTCERCADKLHYKRQKEKEQSEKREREENKRKRNRSRSIDETVNDCEGRKERRKGLNIPLVILHFLHDETFLCLYSVHICIYDFILRVKIF, encoded by the exons ATGTCACATTACAAAACTGGCAAG GGCAGTTCATATGTGGTAACAAACACTGTGATGAAAAAGATGACTTGGCTAGCAATGAG TGGTGTGGATGTTAAGCATCACTCATACAATGAGAAG GTCAACTTTAGTTATTCTGAAGCTGGAGAAAACAAACAAGCACTTGTGAAATTGGTAACTTGTGAGAG ATGTGCGGATAAGCTTCATTACAAAAGGCAGAAAGAGAAGGAGCAATCAGAAAAAAGAGAacgagaagaaaacaaaagaaagag GAATCGGTCAAGGAGTATTGATGAAACAGTTAATGACTGCGAAGGGAGGAAGGAGAGAAGAAAAGGTCTGAACATTCCTCTGGTTATACTCCATTTTTTGCATGATGAGACGTTCTTGTGCTTATATTCAGTTCACATttgtatatatgattttattttgcgTGTCAAAATCTTTTAG
- the LOC126705382 gene encoding uncharacterized protein LOC126705382 isoform X3 → MSHYKTGKIGLRWRAEKEVISGKGQFICGNKHCDEKDDLASNEVNFSYSEAGENKQALVKLVTCERCADKLHYKRQKEKEQSEKREREENKRKRNRSRSIDETVNDCEGRKERRKGLNIPLVILHFLHDETFLCLYSVHICIYDFILRVKIF, encoded by the exons ATGTCACATTACAAAACTGGCAAG ATTGGTCTGAGATGGAGGGCAGAGAAGGAAGTCATATCTGGGAAAG GGCAGTTCATATGTGGTAACAAACACTGTGATGAAAAAGATGACTTGGCTAGCAATGAG GTCAACTTTAGTTATTCTGAAGCTGGAGAAAACAAACAAGCACTTGTGAAATTGGTAACTTGTGAGAG ATGTGCGGATAAGCTTCATTACAAAAGGCAGAAAGAGAAGGAGCAATCAGAAAAAAGAGAacgagaagaaaacaaaagaaagag GAATCGGTCAAGGAGTATTGATGAAACAGTTAATGACTGCGAAGGGAGGAAGGAGAGAAGAAAAGGTCTGAACATTCCTCTGGTTATACTCCATTTTTTGCATGATGAGACGTTCTTGTGCTTATATTCAGTTCACATttgtatatatgattttattttgcgTGTCAAAATCTTTTAG
- the LOC126705382 gene encoding uncharacterized protein LOC126705382 isoform X4, producing the protein MEGREGSHIWESSYVVTNTVMKKMTWLAMSGVDVKHHSYNEKVNFSYSEAGENKQALVKLVTCERCADKLHYKRQKEKEQSEKREREENKRKRNRSRSIDETVNDCEGRKERRKGLNIPLVILHFLHDETFLCLYSVHICIYDFILRVKIF; encoded by the exons ATGGAGGGCAGAGAAGGAAGTCATATCTGGGAAAG TTCATATGTGGTAACAAACACTGTGATGAAAAAGATGACTTGGCTAGCAATGAG TGGTGTGGATGTTAAGCATCACTCATACAATGAGAAG GTCAACTTTAGTTATTCTGAAGCTGGAGAAAACAAACAAGCACTTGTGAAATTGGTAACTTGTGAGAG ATGTGCGGATAAGCTTCATTACAAAAGGCAGAAAGAGAAGGAGCAATCAGAAAAAAGAGAacgagaagaaaacaaaagaaagag GAATCGGTCAAGGAGTATTGATGAAACAGTTAATGACTGCGAAGGGAGGAAGGAGAGAAGAAAAGGTCTGAACATTCCTCTGGTTATACTCCATTTTTTGCATGATGAGACGTTCTTGTGCTTATATTCAGTTCACATttgtatatatgattttattttgcgTGTCAAAATCTTTTAG